One Miscanthus floridulus cultivar M001 chromosome 11, ASM1932011v1, whole genome shotgun sequence DNA window includes the following coding sequences:
- the LOC136494328 gene encoding sterol 3-beta-glucosyltransferase UGT80A2-like, whose product MAAGEESGSGVAGGRGGGEEEAPAASAPNGDRSGDSPLAVPSSSSADDRGFHRSSTMPGVIKNDEITNETAGPSNLERSRTERRRQNNPADDPAKQLLDERIPIKKKLKMLNRIATVKDDGTVVVDVPSGLEPTIVGGTEDIYTEAAVEEASDGTEILYRPPMQIVILIVGTRGDVQPFVAIGKRLQDYGHRVRLATHANFKEFVLTAGLEFFPLGGDPKILAEYMVKNKGFLPSGPSEIPIQRKQMKEIIFSLLPACKEPDPDTGIPFKVDAIIANPPAYGHTHVAEALKVPIHIFFTMPWTPTSEFPHPLSRVKQPAGYRLSYQIVDSMIWLGIRDMINEFRKKKLKLRPVTYLSGSQGSGNDIPHGYIWSPHLVPKPKDWGPKIDVVGFCFLDLASNYVPPEPLVKWLEAGDKPIYVGFGSLPVQDPQKMTEIIVKALEITGQRGIINKGWGGLGTLEEPKDFVYLLDNCPHDWLFLQCKAVVHHGGAGTTAAGLKAACPTTIVPFFGDQPFWGDRVHARGLGPPPIPVDQFGLQKLVDAIKFMMKPEVKDKAVELAKAMESEDGVTGAVRAFLRHLPSKTEEQSLPQSSGFLEFLGPLSKCLGCS is encoded by the exons ATGGCGGCGGGCGAGGAGAGCGGCAGCGGCGTCGcgggagggagaggaggaggagaagaagaagcgcCGGCGGCCTCTGCTCCCAACGGGGACCGCTCGGGGGATAGCCCCCTCGCCGTGCCGTCGTCGTCCTCCGCAG ATGACAGAGGCTTCCATAGATCAAGCACCATGCCGGGGGTGATTAAGAATGATGAAATTACCAATGAAACTGCTGGACCATCAAATTTGGAAAGGTCCAGAACTGAGCGTCGTCGGCAAAATAATCCAGCTGATGATCCTGCTAAACAGTTACTTGATGAAAGGATTCCAATAAAAAAGAAG CTCAAAATGCTAAATCGGATTGCTACAGTAAAAGATGATGGAACCGTGGTTGTTGATGTGCCAAGTGGTCTGGAACCAACTATAGTTGGTGGAACTGAGGATATTTATACTGAAGCTGCTGTTGAAGAAGCATCAGATGGAACAGAGATACTATACAGGCCTCCTATGCAAATAGTTATACTTATTGTGGGTACACGAGGAGATGTGCAGCCATTTGTTGCTATAGGGAAACGCTTACAG GACTACGGGCACCGTGTGAGATTGGCTACTCATGCCAACTTTAAGGAGTTTGTACTAACGGCTGGCCTGGAGTTTTTCCCGCTTGGTGGAGATCCCAAAATTCTTGCTGAAT ACATGGTGAAGAATAAAGGATTCCTACCATCGGGACCATCAGAAATTCCTATTCAAAGAAAACAGATGAAAGAAATTATTTTTTCTTTGCTGCCTGCATGCAAGGAACCTGATCCTGACACTGGCATTCCTTTTAAAGTTGATGCAATTATTGCGAACCCACCTGCGTATG GACATACACATGTGGCAGAAGCGCTAAAAGTACCAATTCATATATTCTTTACCATGCCATGGAC GCCAACTAGTGAATTTCCTCATCCTCTTTCTCGTGTGAAGCAGCCTGCTGGATATCGA CTTTCATATCAAATTGTGGACTCGATGATTTGGCTTGGAATAAGGGATATGATAAATGAGTTCAGAAAGAAAAAGCTGAAGCTGCGTCCAGTAACATATCTAAGTGGTTCTCAGGGTTCTGGCAATGACATTCCTCATGGATACATTTGGAGTCCTCATCTAGTCCCAAAACCAAAAG ATTGGGGCCCAAAGATCGATGTTGTTGGATTTTGCTTCCTTGATCTTGCTTCCAATTACGTACCTCCTGAACCACTTGTGAAATGGCTTGAAGCTGGTGACAAGCCCATATATGTTGGTTTTGGAAGCCTT CCAGTTCAAGACCCACAAAAGATGACTGAAATCATTGTCAAAGCACTGGAAATTACTGGACAGAGAGGTATCATTAACAAAGGCTGGGGTGGCCTTGGAACCT TGGAAGAACCaaaagattttgtatatctactaGACAACTGCCCTCATGACTGGCTTTTTCTGCAATGCAAAGCAGTG GTGCATCATGGTGGTGCTGGAACGACAGCCGCAGGTCTTAAAGCAGCG TGTCCTACGACTATTGTACCTTTCTTTGGTGACCAACCTTTCTGGGGCGACCGGGTGCATGCAAGAGGGCTAGGGCCTCCGCCTATTCCAGTTGACCAGTTTGGTTTGCAGAAGTTGGTCGATGCTATAAAGTTCATGATGAAACCAGAG GTGAAAGACAAGGCTGTAGAGCTGGCGAAAGCCATGGAATCTGAAGACGGGGTGACAGGTGCTGTTAGGGCATTCCTTAGACACCTGCCTTCAAAAACTGAGGAACAGAGTCTGCCGCAGTCATCGGGCTTCCTGGAATTCTTAGGTCCACTAAGTAAATGTTTGGGATGCTCTTAG